Proteins from a single region of bacterium:
- a CDS encoding ketopantoate reductase family protein, whose protein sequence is MKILILGTGAIGSVFGGFLAKSGHQVTLVGKLPHLEVIKQQGLKISGIWGEYLITQNLILGLNLEEILRNSQKSFDLVLICVKSYDTEKIVKEYLPVIKESSYIISLQNGLGNLEIISSLVEKEKIIAARVIFGAKVESPGHVKVTVYADQVMLGSIDNVISFEKLEEVAQIISTSGIPCQATKEINKYLWAKVLYNCSLNGLAAILEVTYGELGAYQETRKIMLDICKEIFMVAKIKKIEFFWERPEEYFDYLINKQIPPTAFHHASMRQDIKNQKKTEIEALNGAIVRLAKEEGLEVPVNNFITSLIKSKEKTYLS, encoded by the coding sequence ATGAAGATATTAATCTTAGGCACAGGAGCAATTGGTTCAGTATTTGGTGGTTTTTTGGCTAAGAGTGGCCATCAAGTAACCTTGGTGGGAAAACTACCTCATCTGGAGGTAATTAAGCAACAAGGATTAAAGATTTCAGGAATTTGGGGAGAATATCTAATTACTCAAAACTTAATACTTGGCTTAAATTTGGAAGAAATTTTAAGAAATAGCCAAAAAAGTTTTGATTTAGTCTTAATTTGTGTCAAGTCTTACGACACAGAAAAGATAGTTAAGGAATATTTACCAGTAATTAAAGAATCTTCATATATTATTTCCTTACAAAATGGTTTAGGTAATCTCGAGATAATTTCTAGCTTAGTAGAAAAAGAGAAGATTATTGCCGCTAGAGTAATATTTGGGGCAAAAGTAGAAAGTCCTGGCCATGTCAAGGTAACTGTCTATGCTGATCAAGTAATGTTAGGAAGTATAGATAACGTTATTTCTTTTGAGAAGTTAGAAGAAGTAGCCCAAATTATTTCTACTTCCGGCATTCCTTGTCAGGCAACTAAAGAGATAAATAAATATCTTTGGGCAAAAGTATTGTATAATTGTAGCTTAAATGGCTTAGCCGCTATCCTCGAAGTTACTTATGGTGAATTAGGAGCTTATCAAGAAACCAGGAAGATTATGCTAGATATCTGCAAAGAGATATTTATGGTGGCTAAAATTAAAAAGATAGAATTCTTTTGGGAAAGACCAGAAGAATATTTTGATTATTTAATAAATAAACAAATTCCTCCCACTGCTTTTCACCATGCTTCTATGAGGCAAGACATTAAGAACCAGAAAAAGACAGAGATTGAGGCTTTAAATGGAGCCATTGTCAGATTAGCTAAAGAAGAAGGATTAGAAGTACCAGTGAACAATTTTATTACTTCTCTTATCAAAAGCAAAGAAAAGACTTACTTAAGTTAG